A single region of the Latilactobacillus curvatus JCM 1096 = DSM 20019 genome encodes:
- the scpB gene encoding SMC-Scp complex subunit ScpB — translation MNHLAEIESLLYVAGDEGIALAQIAQLIHLDEPAVRQLLEKLANRYRGNTESGLNLIQAEDIYKLVTKKEYATLLKTYFDGPVSTSISQAALEVLAIIVYRQPITRIEVDEVRGVQSSGAIQTLLARQLISEKGRKDAPGRPILYGTSTYFLDYFGLESLDELPPLEQLALDADVDGSEGGTADLYYRQFEQTLNETDTTSEETSKGEQ, via the coding sequence TTGAATCATCTCGCTGAAATTGAGAGTTTATTATATGTCGCGGGGGACGAAGGAATTGCGCTTGCGCAAATTGCGCAACTTATTCATCTCGATGAACCGGCAGTCCGCCAGTTATTAGAAAAATTGGCAAATCGTTACCGCGGCAACACTGAATCGGGTTTGAACCTGATTCAAGCCGAAGATATCTATAAATTAGTCACCAAAAAAGAATACGCGACGTTGTTGAAGACCTATTTTGATGGACCGGTGTCAACTAGTATTAGTCAGGCCGCTCTTGAGGTATTGGCAATTATTGTCTATCGCCAACCAATCACGCGGATTGAAGTCGATGAGGTCCGAGGTGTTCAAAGTAGTGGGGCCATCCAAACCTTGTTAGCCCGCCAATTAATTAGCGAAAAAGGGCGTAAGGATGCGCCTGGTCGGCCAATTTTATATGGAACGAGCACCTATTTCTTAGATTACTTTGGTCTTGAATCGCTCGATGAATTACCACCACTTGAACAATTGGCACTTGACGCTGATGTCGATGGTAGTGAAGGTGGTACAGCAGACTTGTATTACCGTCAATTTGAACAAACGTTAAATGAAACAGATACGACGTCGGAAGAGACGTCCAAAGGAGAACAATAA
- a CDS encoding segregation and condensation protein A, with protein sequence MTEQLTLVLTDFEGPLDLLLHLIKQTKIDIYDIPIAEITAQYLDYLHQMQVLKLDVAGDYLVMAATLMKIKSKLLLPKAPELIEEETEEYVDPRQELVDQLLAYQAFQKVATVLQERELERQQLFAKPASSNPAEKVVPLARGVIKPRDLAAAVSKMLVEAQAKQPVFKTVQNDEISITDKMSWIVRHLAAQPVAFEALVVVKTDRDEIVTTFLAVLELMKDRKIICEQADYDAPIMVRLKEGISVESSR encoded by the coding sequence ATGACTGAACAATTAACGTTGGTCTTGACTGATTTTGAAGGACCACTCGATTTATTATTACATTTAATTAAGCAAACTAAGATTGATATTTATGATATTCCCATTGCTGAAATCACCGCGCAATATCTTGATTACTTGCACCAAATGCAAGTATTGAAACTAGATGTTGCAGGTGATTATTTAGTAATGGCGGCGACGTTGATGAAGATTAAGAGTAAGTTGCTCTTACCTAAGGCACCTGAATTAATTGAAGAAGAAACAGAAGAATACGTCGATCCACGGCAGGAATTAGTGGACCAACTATTGGCGTACCAAGCCTTCCAAAAGGTCGCAACGGTTTTGCAAGAGCGCGAATTGGAGCGCCAACAGCTCTTTGCTAAGCCAGCTAGTAGTAATCCAGCTGAAAAAGTGGTCCCACTGGCGCGCGGCGTGATTAAGCCACGCGATTTAGCGGCCGCAGTTTCTAAAATGTTGGTCGAAGCCCAAGCTAAACAACCGGTCTTCAAAACGGTCCAAAATGACGAAATTTCGATTACGGATAAAATGAGTTGGATTGTGCGTCATTTAGCCGCTCAACCAGTTGCTTTTGAAGCGTTGGTCGTTGTTAAAACAGATCGAGATGAAATCGTCACAACATTTTTAGCCGTACTAGAATTGATGAAGGATCGAAAAATTATTTGCGAACAAGCCGACTATGATGCACCAATCATGGTTCGGTTGAAGGAGGGCATTTCAGTTGAATCATCTCGCTGA
- a CDS encoding Fur family transcriptional regulator: MDKAEQLDRISEQLQAAGYKLTAQRSATVAVILDHAQAHLSAEQIFMATKEVVPEIGLATVYRTLEMLTELHVLNKVRFIEDGMTHYDLCETDHDHHFHHHLLCLQCGAIEEIHTDLLPAVEQQVYDDYTFTVLDHRLTFHGICARCQQINQQNGLPANQLDPSRQIDVTQL; this comes from the coding sequence ATGGATAAAGCTGAGCAATTAGACCGAATATCCGAGCAGCTACAAGCGGCCGGCTACAAGTTAACAGCACAACGCTCTGCGACGGTGGCGGTCATTTTGGACCATGCCCAAGCGCATCTGAGTGCCGAACAGATTTTTATGGCAACTAAAGAGGTGGTCCCTGAAATTGGGTTGGCCACTGTGTATCGCACCCTTGAGATGTTGACGGAACTGCATGTGTTGAATAAAGTTCGGTTCATTGAAGATGGGATGACCCACTATGACTTGTGTGAGACTGATCACGACCATCATTTCCACCATCACCTGTTGTGTCTGCAATGTGGGGCAATCGAAGAAATTCATACGGATTTATTGCCTGCCGTGGAACAACAGGTATATGATGATTACACATTTACGGTGTTAGATCATCGTTTAACATTTCACGGGATTTGTGCACGTTGCCAACAGATTAACCAACAAAATGGGTTACCAGCCAATCAACTGGATCCTAGTCGCCAAATTGACGTGACGCAGTTGTAA
- the xerD gene encoding site-specific tyrosine recombinase XerD — MDDLIQDYLHYLKVERGLSENTRQSYRQDLQQFAAFLQRQQVANFTEDRFLILNYLQEQTDAHKAQSSITRSISTLRKFYQYLAREKQIKQNPMLQIDSPKQGRHLPAVLSTAEIERLLAAPDTSTALGLRDRAILEVLYATGLRVSELIHLKMADLHLSLGLIQTLGKGNKERIIPIGDVAVDWINQYLDRSRNQLTKGRANPYLFVNFHGNGLTRQGIWKNLKAHVKTAGIEKDVTPHTLRHSFATVLLENGADLRIVQELLGHSDISTTQIYTHISKKHLTEVYQRSHPRD, encoded by the coding sequence ATGGATGATTTAATTCAAGATTATTTACATTATTTAAAAGTTGAACGCGGTCTTTCGGAGAATACGCGCCAGAGTTATCGGCAGGATTTACAACAGTTTGCGGCGTTTTTACAACGTCAGCAGGTTGCCAATTTTACTGAAGACCGCTTTTTAATTTTGAACTACTTGCAAGAACAAACTGATGCGCATAAGGCACAAAGTAGTATTACACGGAGCATTTCAACGTTACGTAAATTCTATCAGTATTTAGCGCGTGAAAAGCAGATTAAACAAAATCCGATGCTCCAAATCGATTCGCCCAAACAAGGCCGTCATCTACCGGCTGTTTTATCGACGGCGGAGATTGAGCGACTATTGGCGGCACCAGATACGAGCACCGCACTTGGATTACGAGATCGAGCGATTCTAGAGGTTTTATATGCGACGGGGTTACGAGTTAGCGAGCTGATTCATCTAAAGATGGCTGATTTGCATTTATCACTGGGCTTAATTCAGACCCTCGGCAAAGGGAATAAGGAACGGATTATACCGATTGGTGATGTAGCGGTTGATTGGATTAATCAATACCTCGATCGTAGCCGGAATCAATTAACGAAGGGGCGTGCTAACCCGTACCTGTTTGTTAATTTCCATGGTAACGGGTTGACGCGCCAAGGGATTTGGAAGAACCTGAAGGCACATGTTAAAACGGCTGGGATTGAAAAAGACGTGACCCCACATACATTGCGGCATTCGTTTGCCACTGTGCTACTTGAAAATGGCGCAGATCTGCGAATTGTACAAGAATTATTGGGGCATTCAGATATTTCAACGACTCAAATTTACACGCATATTAGTAAGAAACATTTGACAGAAGTTTACCAACGGAGTCATCCACGCGATTAA